The nucleotide sequence CCCGAGTCCTTTGCCTTTGTCGGCGATCGGCTTTCAGAATTACAGGTACAGTCACGATCGAATATTGGGTCAGTCTTTCTCGTGGATGGGGCCGATACGATCCGGAATGAGCGCCAGGAAGCACTGTTGCAACTGCGTCAGGTAACACAGCAATTGTACGAGCATTTTGTCGAGGCACAGCGAGCGGGGGGCGATCGGCGCAAGTATGGCATTGATATTGAATATAAACTGATGCAGGAAGGTGATGCCGTACGGCTGTATGTGAAGCAAAGTCGGCTGCTAAACCTAGGGGAAGCGGCACCCGATCCACCCACAGGCACGCGAGTCGTGGCCAAAGACAACGGCATGGGCGGCGCACATTTACGACGCTATCCGAAGCAGTTATCAGAACTGCGCGATGATCAGATGTGCATCATGAAAGTCAATCAAGTTGTCGGCATAAATCGGGTCGAGGATGTGGGGAATGGATTTGCGAAGATCAACGTGGTCGTGCCTTGTACCGCTTGTCCGAGCTTTAAGGGTGAGGTGTACGTCTTTCGGAAGCACTTTAATTTTTTGTAGTGACTCCCTACCGCACAATCATCATGTCCTCTAATATTTGACTATTCAGCTTCGAACCAATTGGCAATCGTTAACCCGTGAAAATTGACGAAATCAGCGACATTATTCGTGACTAAGATTAACTGGTTGACGGCAGCAACGGCAGCAATCTGGCTGTCTTGAAAAGCCGGTGGCTGATTTTTTAATCGAGCACGTTCTGTGGCTTGCCATGCGGCTGCGACATGATCGTAGGGCAGAATTGGTAACGTTGCTTGAATATGTTTGAGATAAGTTTCAATGCCGTCACGTCGTTTTGAGACGGGTAGCAGCTCACAGCCATACCGAATTTCATGCCATGTTGTTGCGGCGATGGCAATTTCATCACTATGCTGACGTAGATGCCCGACGACAAGTAAATTCGGCTGGGGTTTGAGTGGTTCTGAGAGGATATTGGTATCAATCAGATAACGAATCACAGATTAACCTCACGTCCCACTGCGCGATCGCGTAGGTTGCCCCAGATTTCGTCAGGATCGATTTCGATATTGTCAGTGGCCATTTGGTCGCGAATTTCTTGGATACCATCCCAAAATGATGGCTGAGATGATGCTTTTTGATTGCGAATGACCTCATGCTCGATCGCGCCAATCAAGAATGCCTGAAGGTTTTCGTCTGTACCCGCT is from Romeriopsis navalis LEGE 11480 and encodes:
- a CDS encoding type II toxin-antitoxin system VapC family toxin; the protein is MIRYLIDTNILSEPLKPQPNLLVVGHLRQHSDEIAIAATTWHEIRYGCELLPVSKRRDGIETYLKHIQATLPILPYDHVAAAWQATERARLKNQPPAFQDSQIAAVAAVNQLILVTNNVADFVNFHGLTIANWFEAE